In a single window of the Cervus elaphus chromosome 1, mCerEla1.1, whole genome shotgun sequence genome:
- the LOC122677165 gene encoding olfactory receptor 6Q1, whose translation MQPDTPNQTHMAEFVLLGFAEAHETCLFLFILFLTMYLLTLVENLAIILVVGLDHRLHRPMYFFLTHLSCLEIGYTSVTVPKMLAGFLGVAGGQRISYAGCLSQLFIFTFLGATECLLLAAMAYDRYVAICLPLRYGALVSWGACGRLAAACWLGGLLTPALPIYLMSRLTFCGPNVIDHFFCDASPLLALACSDVGPKETADLLVSLAVPLASSAAIAASYGRIVWTLLRLRAAAARRKAFSTCAAHLGVVSLFYGTLFFMYARTRAAPSVSFSKVVSVFYSIVTPMLNPLIYSLRNHEVKGALGRAFSCRSWKGR comes from the coding sequence ATGCAGCCCGACACCCCAAACCAGACCCACATGGCGGAGTTTGTCTTGCTGGGCTTCGCTGAGGCCCATGAGACATGCctcttcctcttcatcctctTCCTCACCATGTACCTGCTCACCTTGGTGGAGAACTTGGCCATCATCCTGGTGGTGGGCTTGGACCACCGCCTCCATAGgcccatgtatttcttcctgaCGCACTTGTCCTGCCTTGAAATCGGGTATACTTCAGTCACGGTGCCCAAGATGCTGGCGGGTTTCCTTGGGGTGGCTGGAGGCCAGAGGATCTCCTACGCGGGCTGCCTGTCCCAGCTTTTCATCTTCACCTTCCTCGGGGCCACGGAGTGTCTGCTGCTGGCCGCCATGGCCTAcgaccgctacgtggccatctgcctGCCTCTCCGGTACGGGGCGCTGGTGTCCTGGGGCGCCTGTGGCCGCCTGGCAGCCGCCTGCTGGCTGGGGGGCCTGCTCACCCCCGCGTTGCCCATCTATCTCATGTCCCGACTGACGTTTTGTGGCCCCAACGTCATCGACCACTTCTTCTGCGACGCCTCGCCGCTGCTGGCCCTGGCCTGCTCGGACGTCGGCCCGAAGGAGACCGCAGACCTCCTGGTCTCGCTGGCCGTGCCCCTGGCCTCGTCCGCGGCCATCGCCGCGTCCTACGGCCGCATCGTCTGGACGCTGCTGCGGCTCCGCGCGGCCGCGGCGCGCAGaaaggccttctccacctgcgCGGCCCACCTGGGCGTGGTGAGCCTCTTCTACGGCACTCTCTTCTTCATGTACGCCCGCACCCGAGCGGCCCCTTCCGTCAGCTTCAGCAAGGTGGTGTCGGTCTTCTACTCCATCGTCACGCCCATGCTCAACCCCCTCATCTACAGTCTCCGAAACCACGAGGTCAAGGGGGCTCTGGGGAGAGCCTTCTCCTGCAGGTCTTGGAAAGGTCGGTGA